DNA from Colletotrichum higginsianum IMI 349063 chromosome 7 map unlocalized unitig_7, whole genome shotgun sequence:
GTTCCgcttcgtcgccggcttcttcgggTCCCCGATCCTTGGATCTGCCGACGGCATACTGACGGACCTTTACGCCACGCGGAAGCACACCTATGTGATGGCAAGCTTTGCGCTCCTCGGCATCTGCGGGCCCACGCTAGGTAAGACCAGACACCCGCTCCCCTTGTGCAGTGTATCTGACCCAACACACCGGTAGGTCCCATCATCGGCGGGTTCGCGGTACAGGTCAAAGACTGGACGTGGACCGCCTGGATCATCTGCTGGTTCGGTGCAttcatcctcatcgtcctggtcttcttcctccccgaGACAAGCGCCGACAACATCCTTTACCGGCGGACTATGCGTCTCCGAAGGGCCACCGGCGACCTAGGCTTTGTCTGCGAGGCGCAGCTCAAGGCGGACAGCATGCgaggcgccgaggtcctcaaGGTGCACCTCGTCCGACCCTTCACGCTGGTGCTGACGGAGCCgaccgtcttcttcgtcaacaTGTACACCTCGTTAACGTACGGCCTCATGTACATCTGGTTTGAGGCCCTGCCGCTGGCCTACAAGATGGTATACCACTTCGATACCGGAACACAGAGCCTGGCGCTCCTGGGGCTCATTGTCGGCGTTTTGATCACCATCCCTCCATTCTTCCTCTATTACCGGTTGCGTCTGGAGCCCAGATATAACCGTAACGGGAACATCGAGCCGGAAAAGCATCTCCATGCCGCCATGATTGGGTGTCTGTTAATCCCGGCCAGCCTGGTCTGGTTCGGATGGACCGCGAAGCCCTCGTTCCACTGGGCGATCCCCATCGTAGGCTCCGCGTTCTTCACGGCCGGTGCCCTGCTGCTGTACATTTCGTTCCTGAACTACCTCTCGGAGTCGTACCCGGACCACATCGCCTCCGTCCTCGCCGGGAACGAACTGTTCACCAGCATGTGCGGGGCGACGTTCCCTCTGTTGATACCGATCTTGTACTACAAGTTCCAAGTCCTGGGGTCGAGTATGATCCTGGCCATCTTCGCTGTCGCGTTTGTGCCTCTTCCCTATATACTCTACATGGTGAGAACTCTTCCCTCATGCAGCACACCCACGACTCAAGCTGACTCTACTACAGCGAGGCTCCAGACTTAGGAGACGCAGTCCTTATGCCAAGACAGGATAGCTAGGCTTGGGTCGGATAAGTAGCGAGAACAGGGCTTTGGTAGCAATAATTCGTCTTGAGACAGGTTATCAATCATCTTCCCTTTGACATCAATCTGCAAGCGTGCTCAGAAAAGAGGTATTTATCGCAACGGGTATAAACCAAGCACCGCATCGATGTGAGCAATAGCAGAGACTGCCACAACAGACGCCTCCCGGACGCATACTTCGTGACAGTCTTGCCGCCGTCTGAACTTAACACTACCCATCTCGGGTCTGGTCTCGGGACAACGGGGTCGTGGAAGTATTTACACGAGAGAAACTAGAAGATCGAGGAGAAGTATAGGGACCATAAGTCCGAGAGTAACTACGAGACTAAACAAGGTACTTGGAAAGACTTACAGGCTGTTGGCTTCTGATGACGTTCGGGGTGAAAAG
Protein-coding regions in this window:
- a CDS encoding Major facilitator superfamily transporter, whose product is MGFTDFVRDTFAWKAIRMATGGRSPAFQYFDERHPLIRQRYTEKVYDRAASAFSYASRHTEVRGQSLDYYGKGADNEFINQTISRTTWEKYGIENRRGLHLVEFLPNDPENPRNWSGFKKAVVSFELCLLIIAVYAGASIYTVGVHGVQVHFGVSDVVALLGLTVFVLGYGLGPMVWSPLSEVPQIGRNSVYIPALIIFTLAQIPTALATNFGMLLGFRFVAGFFGSPILGSADGILTDLYATRKHTYVMASFALLGICGPTLGPIIGGFAVQVKDWTWTAWIICWFGAFILIVLVFFLPETSADNILYRRTMRLRRATGDLGFVCEAQLKADSMRGAEVLKVHLVRPFTLVLTEPTVFFVNMYTSLTYGLMYIWFEALPLAYKMVYHFDTGTQSLALLGLIVGVLITIPPFFLYYRLRLEPRYNRNGNIEPEKHLHAAMIGCLLIPASLVWFGWTAKPSFHWAIPIVGSAFFTAGALLLYISFLNYLSESYPDHIASVLAGNELFTSMCGATFPLLIPILYYKFQVLGSSMILAIFAVAFVPLPYILYMRGSRLRRRSPYAKTG